Proteins encoded within one genomic window of Haladaptatus sp. QDMS2:
- a CDS encoding non-histone chromosomal MC1 family protein produces MARSEDSKRNFALREKNGKESSVFSGRTPRQAALKAARRLKPAKSESAAKKTELRLREKGTTKVHIYDGWAWKEEAPDDKPNWMPKVITEANVSKKGIEHLEEI; encoded by the coding sequence ATGGCACGTAGTGAGGATTCCAAGCGCAACTTCGCCCTGCGCGAAAAGAACGGTAAAGAATCGAGCGTCTTCTCGGGACGAACCCCACGCCAGGCAGCACTCAAAGCGGCACGCCGCCTGAAACCAGCCAAAAGTGAGAGTGCGGCGAAGAAGACCGAACTCCGGCTGCGTGAGAAGGGGACAACCAAGGTCCACATCTACGATGGGTGGGCGTGGAAGGAGGAAGCACCCGACGACAAGCCAAACTGGATGCCCAAAGTCATCACCGAGGCGAACGTCTCGAAGAAGGGAATCGAGCACTTAGAAGAAATCTAA
- a CDS encoding molybdopterin-dependent oxidoreductase gives MVRSRFEPSARTLDWTLFLVVALEAATGLVSLVSGRPSDAIVFTVHGVGGFVLTVLVLWKLRRVAPRVKSQVAGTRTTAFSLLLTVVTLAALATGIFWVFGGDFRFLLWNALNVHVALGLLLVPILLLHLRSHFHRPRQTDFTSRRTALQYGALLVFGALVWRVQQATNRLLSLPGASRRFTGSRERGSLAGNAFPLTSWVADDPDPIDIDAWTLSVTGLVGTPRTLAYDELTLDAETRAVLDCTSGWYSDHDWQGVRVGSLLDLAESGQNARWVSFRSVTGYRWSLPIAEARDALLATHVDGEPLAHGHGAPLRLVAPGRRGFQWVKWVTAVEVRETRDVSEWLAIFVSGFTDAPRE, from the coding sequence ATGGTGCGCTCCCGGTTCGAACCCTCCGCCCGAACCCTCGACTGGACGCTGTTTCTCGTCGTGGCGCTCGAAGCCGCAACCGGCCTCGTGAGCCTCGTCTCCGGACGACCATCGGACGCTATCGTCTTCACCGTTCACGGCGTCGGTGGGTTCGTCCTGACCGTCCTCGTCCTCTGGAAATTACGGCGCGTCGCCCCACGCGTGAAGTCCCAAGTCGCAGGAACGAGGACGACTGCATTCTCACTCCTTCTCACCGTCGTGACCCTCGCCGCACTCGCGACAGGCATCTTCTGGGTGTTCGGTGGAGACTTCAGATTCCTACTCTGGAACGCGCTCAACGTCCACGTCGCCCTCGGATTACTCCTCGTTCCCATCCTCCTCCTACACCTACGGAGTCACTTCCATCGTCCCCGGCAGACCGACTTTACCAGCCGACGAACCGCCCTCCAGTACGGCGCACTCCTCGTGTTCGGCGCACTCGTCTGGCGCGTCCAGCAGGCGACAAACCGGTTGCTCTCGCTTCCCGGGGCGTCCCGACGGTTCACCGGGTCACGAGAACGGGGAAGTCTCGCCGGGAACGCCTTCCCCCTGACCAGCTGGGTCGCAGACGACCCCGACCCAATCGATATCGACGCGTGGACGCTCTCGGTTACGGGCCTCGTCGGGACACCACGGACATTGGCCTACGACGAGCTCACGCTCGACGCAGAGACACGAGCTGTCCTCGATTGCACGAGCGGCTGGTACTCCGACCACGACTGGCAAGGCGTACGCGTCGGGTCGCTGCTCGACCTCGCAGAATCAGGTCAGAACGCCCGCTGGGTGTCATTTCGCTCCGTGACGGGCTATCGCTGGAGCCTTCCCATCGCCGAGGCACGAGACGCGCTTCTCGCGACCCACGTAGACGGCGAACCGCTCGCCCACGGCCACGGCGCGCCGCTCAGGCTGGTCGCTCCGGGTCGGCGTGGCTTCCAGTGGGTCAAGTGGGTCACCGCAGTAGAAGTACGAGAAACGAGAGACGTGAGCGAGTGGCTCGCGATTTTCGTGAGCGGATTTACCGACGCTCCTCGGGAGTGA
- a CDS encoding RNA-binding domain-containing protein encodes MIYAVDVEITAPVKQTEVTDRVADAITKLFPEAEVTTHPGELVAEAHSMDHFSECLHKQQILDTARGEFFATLEGDKFSFDLKKQAAFKGIVNFSVGKPGELGDLSVRVRVREPDAETFIDHIAPPTEDGKPVTPEERR; translated from the coding sequence ATGATCTACGCAGTCGACGTCGAAATCACGGCCCCAGTAAAGCAGACGGAGGTAACGGACCGCGTCGCGGACGCCATCACGAAGCTCTTTCCAGAGGCGGAGGTGACGACCCACCCTGGCGAACTCGTCGCCGAGGCCCACAGCATGGACCACTTTTCGGAGTGCCTGCACAAACAGCAGATTCTGGACACGGCCCGTGGGGAGTTCTTCGCCACGCTCGAGGGCGACAAGTTCTCGTTCGACCTGAAGAAGCAGGCGGCGTTCAAGGGCATCGTCAACTTCTCCGTGGGAAAGCCCGGCGAATTGGGCGATTTGTCGGTTCGCGTGCGCGTGCGTGAACCGGATGCTGAGACCTTCATCGACCACATCGCGCCTCCGACGGAGGACGGCAAGCCGGTCACTCCCGAGGAGCGTCGGTAA
- a CDS encoding AAA family ATPase yields the protein MRVIGIVGLPGSGKSEAATVAAELDIPVLTMGDVIRAECRERGLDITEDNMGMVATDLREKGGLAAIADRSLPLIEAHLADSDVVLVDGIRGGAEVERFEEAFGDQFVLASIEVPFETRLARIRDRGRDPTAEASADLRERDERELGYGMGEAMERADVVIENTATLDAFHETIRRLLEGGLDAVDDHPNTKETNE from the coding sequence ATGCGTGTTATCGGTATCGTCGGATTGCCGGGAAGCGGGAAGAGCGAGGCGGCCACCGTCGCCGCCGAACTCGACATCCCCGTGTTGACCATGGGGGACGTCATTCGGGCTGAGTGTCGCGAGCGCGGCCTCGACATCACGGAGGACAACATGGGGATGGTGGCGACGGACCTTCGCGAGAAGGGCGGCCTCGCGGCCATCGCTGACCGGTCGCTCCCGCTCATCGAGGCGCACTTGGCGGACAGTGACGTGGTGCTAGTCGATGGGATTCGCGGTGGAGCGGAGGTCGAACGATTCGAGGAAGCTTTTGGCGACCAGTTCGTCCTCGCGAGCATCGAGGTGCCGTTCGAGACTCGCCTCGCTCGAATTCGAGACCGGGGGCGCGACCCGACGGCGGAGGCCAGCGCAGACCTCCGCGAACGCGACGAGCGAGAACTTGGCTACGGCATGGGTGAGGCGATGGAGCGTGCGGACGTGGTCATCGAGAACACGGCGACGCTCGACGCCTTCCACGAGACGATTCGGCGCCTTCTCGAAGGCGGACTCGACGCAGTCGACGACCATCCGAACACGAAGGAGACCAACGAATGA
- a CDS encoding YccF domain-containing protein codes for MTQRSLLVRALWFVAIGWWLTPALINIAWALNATIILLPLGIKLINLVPTALTLKEPRSLTVPESGRGQYSLLLRLVYFVLVGWWLSLAWANIAAFFAITIIGLPIAYWMFNLLPFVTSLYRFDG; via the coding sequence ATGACTCAACGCTCCCTCCTCGTCCGCGCCCTCTGGTTCGTCGCCATCGGCTGGTGGCTCACCCCCGCCCTCATCAACATCGCCTGGGCACTCAACGCGACCATCATCCTCCTCCCACTGGGTATCAAGCTCATCAACCTCGTTCCAACCGCCCTCACGCTTAAAGAACCGCGCTCGCTCACGGTGCCGGAATCGGGCCGCGGGCAGTACTCGCTGCTATTGCGCCTCGTCTACTTCGTCCTCGTTGGCTGGTGGCTCAGTCTCGCGTGGGCCAACATTGCAGCCTTCTTCGCCATCACCATCATCGGCCTCCCGATTGCCTACTGGATGTTCAACCTGCTCCCGTTCGTCACCTCGCTGTATCGTTTCGACGGCTGA
- a CDS encoding DUF6069 family protein, with protein sequence MASTTVSPIARTNLTMGDLARRGVLALVISLVAVLIARGIIGALLTVPTGFDPLNWGAIVFVTTISAVGATIVYGLLDRFTKRVTRNFLVAAAIAFVVETIPLFTVAPLFPGATSTLIAVTLGLHIIVAVGIVASLLRGPELVRRRRTATSVE encoded by the coding sequence ATGGCATCTACCACCGTCAGCCCGATAGCCCGTACGAATCTCACGATGGGCGACCTCGCGAGGCGGGGAGTGCTCGCCCTCGTGATTTCACTCGTCGCCGTCCTGATTGCCCGCGGAATCATCGGAGCACTGCTCACCGTCCCGACGGGGTTCGACCCCCTCAACTGGGGCGCAATCGTGTTCGTCACGACAATCTCAGCGGTGGGTGCGACAATCGTCTACGGGCTCTTAGACCGGTTCACGAAGCGGGTAACGCGGAACTTCCTCGTCGCCGCCGCAATCGCGTTCGTCGTCGAGACCATCCCGTTGTTCACGGTTGCCCCGCTGTTCCCGGGTGCTACCTCGACACTCATCGCGGTGACGTTGGGGCTGCACATCATCGTAGCCGTCGGCATCGTCGCATCGCTGCTTCGCGGCCCGGAACTGGTGAGGCGGCGACGGACAGCGACCTCTGTCGAGTGA
- a CDS encoding aminopeptidase, with protein MDPRIREHAQVIVEHSTRVEKGDNVVIVAPAVAQDLAVAVHELVGDKGANPVYMASDSRASRAYLRASDPEDFETPSHLMALYEEMDVYISIRTEVNATETSDVRPEIMAAFSRAMSPTLEERLSKRWVATQYPGTGSAQLAEMSLEGYENFVWDAINKDWDAQRAHQEQMVEILDPASEIRIVSGDTTDLTMRLDGMKTINDWGEHNMPGGEVFTAPVPDSVEGEVLFDLPLYHQGREVNGAWLKFEGGKVVDHAADKNEEVLTNILNTDDGARRLGELGIGMNRDIDRFTYNMLFDEKMGDTVHMAVGRAYDECVGEGQEANQSATHVDMIVDMSENSFIEVDGEVVQRNGTFIFEDGFEG; from the coding sequence ATGGACCCGCGAATCCGCGAACACGCACAGGTCATCGTCGAACACTCGACGCGCGTCGAAAAAGGTGACAACGTCGTCATCGTCGCACCCGCCGTCGCACAGGACCTCGCCGTCGCTGTCCACGAACTGGTCGGTGACAAGGGAGCGAACCCGGTGTACATGGCGAGCGACTCGCGCGCCTCTCGGGCGTACCTCCGCGCCTCCGATCCCGAGGACTTCGAGACGCCGAGCCACCTCATGGCCCTCTACGAAGAGATGGACGTCTACATCTCGATTCGAACCGAAGTGAACGCCACTGAGACGAGCGACGTGCGTCCCGAAATCATGGCTGCGTTCTCGCGTGCCATGTCGCCGACCTTAGAAGAGCGCCTGTCGAAGCGGTGGGTCGCGACGCAGTATCCGGGCACCGGGAGCGCGCAACTCGCGGAGATGAGCCTCGAAGGCTACGAGAACTTCGTCTGGGACGCCATCAACAAAGACTGGGACGCCCAGCGCGCCCACCAAGAGCAGATGGTCGAGATTCTCGACCCGGCCTCGGAGATTCGCATCGTGAGCGGCGACACGACCGACTTGACGATGCGTCTGGACGGGATGAAGACCATTAACGACTGGGGCGAGCACAACATGCCCGGCGGCGAGGTGTTCACCGCGCCCGTCCCCGATTCGGTCGAGGGTGAGGTTCTGTTCGACCTTCCGCTCTATCATCAGGGCCGCGAGGTCAACGGCGCGTGGCTCAAATTCGAGGGCGGCAAAGTGGTAGACCACGCCGCGGACAAGAACGAGGAGGTCCTCACCAACATCCTCAACACGGACGACGGAGCCCGGCGGCTCGGCGAACTGGGCATCGGGATGAACCGTGATATCGACCGATTCACGTACAACATGCTGTTCGACGAGAAGATGGGCGACACCGTCCACATGGCCGTCGGCCGCGCCTACGACGAATGCGTGGGCGAAGGCCAAGAGGCGAACCAGAGCGCGACCCACGTCGACATGATCGTAGACATGAGCGAGAACTCCTTCATCGAGGTCGATGGAGAAGTCGTCCAGCGCAACGGGACGTTTATTTTCGAGGACGGGTTCGAAGGGTAA
- a CDS encoding DUF3267 domain-containing protein, which yields MDSNADSPLATFAVSRSVAVEWAALGTAGFVVALFALGGLYATVTGQSEAGFSFSLSDTHGALVNLALALLLSGGVIVVHELVHGVVMSHYGGRPSYGAGVAHFVLPYAYATSDTAFSRNQFIVIALAPVVVITAVGVPVMFALSWPALLLPLALNIGGAVGDLWMVTTLRRFPTSVTVVDDATGLSVYGDAADTPPAQPRGVVRAAAMGFGVSVGILILLALLAPILLDVAGVTALSLGPPETPWSIFQFESGPDGFSSSLGLGGILGVSGAVGLAYGLFAAGRTPTA from the coding sequence ATGGACTCCAATGCTGACTCGCCGCTCGCCACGTTCGCCGTCTCGCGGAGCGTTGCAGTCGAGTGGGCGGCACTCGGCACGGCGGGGTTCGTCGTCGCGCTGTTCGCCCTCGGCGGTCTCTACGCCACCGTCACAGGGCAGTCGGAAGCGGGCTTCTCGTTTTCCCTCTCCGACACGCACGGAGCGCTCGTGAACCTCGCGCTCGCCCTCCTGCTCAGTGGCGGGGTCATCGTCGTCCACGAACTCGTCCACGGCGTCGTGATGTCCCACTACGGCGGCCGCCCGAGCTACGGAGCGGGGGTGGCCCACTTCGTCCTGCCGTACGCCTACGCCACCAGTGACACCGCATTTTCCCGCAACCAGTTCATCGTCATCGCGCTCGCCCCCGTGGTCGTCATCACCGCCGTCGGCGTCCCGGTCATGTTCGCCCTCTCGTGGCCCGCGTTGCTGTTGCCCCTCGCGTTGAACATCGGCGGTGCGGTGGGTGATCTCTGGATGGTCACCACCCTCCGACGCTTCCCCACCAGCGTGACCGTGGTAGACGACGCGACCGGCCTCTCGGTCTACGGAGATGCGGCGGACACACCACCGGCACAGCCACGCGGTGTGGTTCGTGCCGCAGCGATGGGCTTTGGCGTGTCTGTCGGAATCCTCATCCTGCTTGCGCTCCTCGCGCCGATTCTCCTCGACGTAGCGGGCGTCACCGCGCTCAGCCTCGGCCCGCCGGAGACGCCCTGGAGCATCTTCCAATTCGAGAGCGGTCCCGACGGGTTTTCCTCCTCGCTCGGCCTCGGTGGCATTCTCGGGGTAAGCGGCGCGGTGGGCCTCGCCTACGGCCTGTTCGCCGCCGGTCGCACGCCGACCGCCTGA
- a CDS encoding low specificity L-threonine aldolase, which produces MLDLRSDTVTRPDDAMREAAANAAVGDDVYGEDPTVNELEARAADVIGKEAALFVPSGTMGNQIAAKVHTEPGDEVLVERESHIYKWELGGLAQHSQLQVRTVDGGERGVLTPAAIRENYVEADDHMAGTGLVCVENTHNAKGGVVVSPDQMDAAGKAAHNHGVPLHVDGARIFNAAAAADVPASRLVAEADSVMFCLSKGLGAPVGSMLAGDEAFIEAARRVRKLMGGGMRQAGMIAAPGLLALENRTRLAEDHENATRLAAGLRGQGFTVQEPETNIVLVETGDRTTDEFLAACEEAGVLGVPFAAGVVRFCTHWDVSREDVDTAIDAVGRALA; this is translated from the coding sequence ATGCTCGATTTACGAAGTGACACCGTGACGCGCCCCGACGACGCGATGCGGGAGGCGGCCGCGAACGCAGCGGTCGGCGACGACGTGTACGGCGAGGACCCGACGGTCAACGAACTCGAAGCCCGCGCCGCCGACGTCATCGGGAAGGAAGCGGCCCTGTTCGTCCCCTCCGGGACGATGGGCAACCAGATTGCAGCGAAGGTTCACACAGAGCCGGGCGACGAAGTGCTCGTCGAACGCGAGAGCCACATCTACAAGTGGGAACTCGGTGGCCTCGCCCAGCACTCCCAATTGCAGGTTCGCACCGTAGACGGCGGCGAGCGCGGCGTGCTCACGCCCGCAGCGATTCGGGAGAATTACGTCGAGGCGGACGATCACATGGCCGGCACCGGCCTCGTCTGCGTCGAAAACACCCACAACGCGAAGGGCGGTGTCGTCGTCTCACCCGACCAGATGGACGCGGCCGGGAAGGCGGCCCACAACCACGGCGTCCCGCTCCACGTGGACGGCGCACGCATCTTCAACGCCGCCGCGGCCGCCGACGTGCCCGCCAGTCGGTTAGTCGCGGAAGCCGACTCGGTCATGTTCTGCCTCTCGAAGGGCCTCGGAGCGCCCGTCGGGTCGATGCTCGCCGGCGACGAGGCGTTCATCGAAGCGGCCCGTCGCGTGCGAAAACTCATGGGCGGCGGCATGCGACAGGCGGGGATGATTGCCGCACCGGGCCTGCTGGCGCTCGAAAACCGCACGCGCCTCGCCGAGGACCACGAGAACGCGACGCGACTGGCCGCAGGGTTGCGAGGGCAGGGTTTCACCGTCCAGGAACCGGAGACGAACATCGTCCTCGTCGAGACGGGCGACCGGACGACCGACGAGTTCCTCGCAGCCTGTGAGGAAGCGGGCGTCCTCGGCGTCCCATTCGCGGCGGGCGTCGTGCGATTCTGTACGCACTGGGACGTCTCTCGTGAGGACGTAGACACAGCAATCGACGCCGTCGGGCGGGCGCTCGCCTAA
- a CDS encoding winged helix-turn-helix domain-containing protein — MPLLPSSPSSEAGDDAVPRVIGVDSEDADALLGALSSETARRILTELHDEPAHPSALAARIDSSLQNVQYHLERLESAGAISVVDTIYSEKGREMKVYAPADKPLVIFAGREQETGGLRNAVARLFSGVAILAGASLAVQAWAGRNGLGLGGGSDESATQTATTAAQTATASADGGGAGGFSVAEATTEATTETATQTAEAATYATDAATTATQGVGLPPGALFFAGGAIVLLAWAVVTYRDR, encoded by the coding sequence ATGCCTTTGCTGCCCTCCTCCCCCTCGTCCGAGGCCGGCGACGATGCCGTCCCTCGCGTCATCGGCGTCGACAGCGAGGACGCAGACGCTCTCCTCGGGGCGCTCTCCTCGGAGACCGCCCGCCGAATCCTGACGGAACTGCACGACGAACCGGCCCACCCCTCTGCGCTCGCAGCCCGTATCGACTCGTCGCTCCAGAACGTCCAGTACCACCTGGAACGCCTCGAATCTGCGGGGGCGATTTCGGTCGTAGACACCATTTACTCGGAGAAGGGCCGTGAGATGAAGGTGTACGCTCCCGCGGACAAACCGCTGGTCATTTTCGCCGGGCGCGAACAGGAGACCGGCGGCCTGCGAAACGCCGTCGCCCGCCTGTTCTCCGGCGTCGCGATTCTCGCGGGTGCGAGTCTCGCCGTCCAGGCGTGGGCCGGTCGAAACGGCCTGGGACTGGGCGGCGGGAGCGACGAAAGCGCGACCCAGACGGCGACGACGGCCGCCCAGACGGCAACCGCCTCGGCAGACGGAGGCGGTGCCGGCGGCTTCAGCGTTGCCGAGGCAACGACGGAGGCCACGACGGAAACGGCCACACAGACCGCAGAAGCCGCGACGTACGCGACGGACGCCGCGACCACGGCGACACAGGGAGTTGGCCTTCCCCCCGGAGCCCTCTTCTTTGCCGGTGGGGCTATCGTGCTGCTCGCGTGGGCAGTAGTGACCTACAGGGATAGGTAA
- a CDS encoding metallophosphoesterase, which produces MITVVSDTHGDAGHCLSGRTLDAVAEADLVLHAGDFYTAAALDAFEEEATRLEGVYGNSDVSAVRERLPAERVVEFDGLRIALTHGHRHTDTSLTMFGRQSNADLVVFGHSHQPGYEVRGDIGFLNPGSHADPRWYRPAHAELEVFDDHVEGRLIEPTGAAFDTFSIER; this is translated from the coding sequence ATGATTACGGTCGTCTCAGACACCCACGGCGACGCGGGCCACTGCCTCAGCGGGCGCACGCTCGACGCCGTCGCCGAGGCCGACCTCGTGCTCCACGCGGGCGACTTCTACACCGCCGCCGCACTCGACGCCTTCGAGGAAGAAGCAACGCGGCTCGAAGGGGTGTACGGAAACTCGGACGTGAGCGCCGTCCGCGAGCGACTCCCCGCAGAGCGCGTCGTTGAGTTCGACGGCCTCAGAATCGCCCTCACGCACGGCCATCGCCACACGGACACGTCGCTCACGATGTTCGGACGACAGTCGAACGCGGACCTCGTCGTATTCGGCCACTCCCATCAGCCGGGCTACGAAGTACGGGGTGACATCGGGTTTCTGAATCCGGGCAGCCACGCGGACCCGCGCTGGTATCGGCCGGCGCACGCGGAGCTCGAGGTTTTCGATGACCACGTGGAAGGCCGCCTCATCGAACCAACCGGGGCGGCCTTCGACACGTTTTCGATAGAGAGATGA
- a CDS encoding cation diffusion facilitator family transporter produces the protein MAGSKSVVYAALFANGAISVLKFFGFLLTGSPAMLSETYHSISDTGNQVFLLIGIRYGEKEASRDHPFGYGKAQFFYSFLVSVLLFGIAGWESARHGYDAIMHPHVPSTGSVTLLGATVPSVWVNYAVLIGAILFESYAFKKAYDAMKKQIDQHEWSGFREAFKKTSDVTTLTALTEDTIALGGAGIALGGIYLTRVTGNPIYDATAALLIGLMLMSFAVALAWENKRLLLGESLPMTEEQDLRDIVRNWKGVEKIEDFRTVYFGPEQLIVVADVAFRNGFDTEEIDDIITEMEDALKAEEPGVKKVYIEPEVLE, from the coding sequence ATGGCCGGAAGCAAATCCGTCGTCTACGCCGCTCTGTTCGCGAACGGAGCGATTTCTGTGCTCAAGTTCTTCGGCTTCCTGCTCACGGGAAGCCCCGCGATGCTCTCCGAGACGTACCACTCGATTTCCGACACCGGGAATCAAGTGTTCCTCCTCATCGGCATTCGTTACGGCGAGAAAGAAGCCAGTCGCGACCACCCCTTCGGTTACGGGAAAGCGCAGTTCTTCTACTCGTTTCTCGTGAGCGTTCTTCTGTTCGGCATCGCCGGATGGGAGAGCGCGCGCCACGGTTACGACGCCATCATGCACCCGCATGTCCCGAGCACCGGGTCTGTCACCTTGCTCGGCGCGACCGTCCCCTCCGTCTGGGTGAACTACGCAGTCCTCATCGGCGCGATTCTGTTCGAGAGTTACGCGTTCAAGAAAGCCTACGACGCGATGAAAAAGCAAATCGACCAGCACGAGTGGTCTGGCTTCCGTGAAGCGTTCAAAAAGACGAGCGACGTGACGACGCTGACGGCGCTCACCGAGGACACCATCGCGCTCGGCGGGGCCGGTATCGCCCTCGGGGGTATCTATCTCACTCGCGTGACCGGAAACCCGATTTACGACGCCACCGCCGCGCTCCTCATCGGCCTCATGCTCATGTCCTTCGCCGTCGCCCTCGCGTGGGAGAACAAGCGTCTGCTGCTCGGCGAGAGCCTCCCGATGACCGAAGAACAGGACCTGCGGGACATCGTCCGCAACTGGAAGGGCGTCGAGAAAATCGAAGACTTTCGGACGGTCTACTTCGGCCCCGAGCAGCTCATCGTGGTCGCAGACGTGGCCTTTAGAAATGGCTTCGACACCGAGGAAATCGACGATATCATCACCGAGATGGAGGACGCCCTCAAGGCCGAAGAACCGGGCGTGAAGAAGGTGTACATCGAGCCCGAAGTGCTCGAGTGA